A DNA window from Janibacter sp. A1S7 contains the following coding sequences:
- a CDS encoding DivIVA domain-containing protein — MIWVLLILVAVLVVVATAAVVAGRFTPDPMADPVTSTPHHGLPAGTVRAGDVADVTFDTALRGYRMDQVDDVIDRLQQRIAELEGEGRDPLRPD; from the coding sequence ATGATCTGGGTCCTGCTCATCCTGGTGGCCGTGCTCGTGGTCGTCGCGACGGCCGCGGTCGTCGCCGGGCGCTTCACCCCTGATCCCATGGCCGATCCGGTCACCTCGACGCCGCACCACGGGCTGCCCGCGGGTACGGTGCGAGCCGGCGATGTCGCGGACGTCACCTTCGACACCGCCCTGCGGGGCTACCGGATGGACCAGGTGGACGACGTCATCGATCGTCTCCAGCAGCGCATCGCCGAGCTGGAGGGCGAGGGCCGGGACCCCCTTCGCCCTGATTAG
- a CDS encoding DUF3117 domain-containing protein, whose protein sequence is MAAMKPRTGDGPLEVVKEGRGIVLRMPLEGGGRLVVEMKPDEVLELGEAIDNCDGLKK, encoded by the coding sequence ATGGCGGCAATGAAGCCACGTACCGGGGATGGTCCGCTCGAGGTCGTCAAGGAGGGTCGCGGCATCGTCCTGCGCATGCCCCTGGAGGGTGGCGGGCGCCTCGTCGTCGAGATGAAGCCCGATGAGGTTCTCGAGCTCGGCGAGGCCATCGACAACTGCGACGGCCTGAAGAAGTAG
- a CDS encoding O-methyltransferase, whose protein sequence is MTAAQLTSHAYAEQFVPEDDVVEAARHAGTELGAPPIGTGGGAALRLLAAASQAQNVVEIGTGAGTSGLWLLAGMPADGVLTTIELEPENAARAKKSFAAAGIVGQRTRVITGRALDVLPRMNDNAYDLVHIDADKEGYPDYVEHAIRLLRPGGVMAIDNMLWHDKVADPAVRDTTTSLLRDLGKQLRDDERLVPSLLPVGDGMLAAVKRHTGTRGR, encoded by the coding sequence ATGACCGCCGCCCAGCTGACCAGCCACGCCTACGCCGAGCAGTTCGTCCCCGAGGACGACGTCGTCGAGGCTGCCCGTCATGCCGGCACGGAACTCGGGGCACCGCCGATCGGCACCGGTGGCGGTGCCGCCCTTCGCCTGCTGGCAGCCGCCTCGCAGGCGCAGAACGTCGTCGAGATCGGGACCGGTGCGGGGACCTCGGGGCTGTGGCTGCTCGCCGGGATGCCGGCGGACGGCGTGCTGACGACGATCGAGCTCGAGCCGGAGAACGCTGCACGAGCCAAGAAGTCCTTTGCCGCCGCCGGGATCGTCGGCCAGCGCACCCGCGTCATCACCGGTCGCGCCCTGGACGTGCTGCCGCGGATGAACGACAACGCCTACGACCTGGTCCACATCGACGCAGACAAGGAGGGCTACCCCGACTACGTCGAGCACGCCATCCGACTGCTGCGTCCGGGCGGGGTCATGGCCATCGACAACATGCTCTGGCACGACAAGGTCGCCGACCCGGCCGTGCGTGACACGACGACGAGCCTGCTGCGGGACCTGGGCAAGCAACTGCGGGACGACGAGCGGCTCGTCCCCAGCCTGCTGCCCGTGGGGGACGGCATGCTCGCCGCCGTCAAGCGACACACGGGAACCCGGGGCCGCTGA
- the sigE gene encoding RNA polymerase sigma factor SigE, which yields MTFDAETAASAGDEWVQPTWSEVVEDHGDRVYRLAYRLTGDVHDAEDLTHDVFIRVFRSLDGFVPGTFEGWLHRITTNLFLDKARRRQRLRFDSLTDDFAALLHSGTATPEQVVLHGRLDADIQRALDALPPQFRAAVVLCDVEGLSYEEVAETLDIKLGTVRSRIHRGRAMLRDSLRHREPSTTRAPRTEPRRRGGSGFPLARPVTGTL from the coding sequence GTGACCTTCGATGCCGAGACCGCTGCCAGCGCCGGGGACGAGTGGGTCCAGCCCACGTGGAGCGAGGTGGTCGAGGATCACGGGGACCGGGTCTACCGGCTGGCCTACCGGTTGACGGGTGACGTCCATGACGCGGAGGACCTGACGCACGACGTCTTCATCAGGGTCTTCCGTTCGCTCGACGGCTTCGTACCGGGCACCTTCGAGGGGTGGTTGCACCGGATCACGACCAACCTCTTCCTCGACAAGGCACGCCGCAGGCAGCGTCTGCGCTTCGACTCGCTCACCGACGACTTCGCCGCGCTCCTGCACAGCGGCACGGCGACCCCGGAGCAGGTGGTGCTCCACGGCCGTCTCGATGCGGACATCCAGCGTGCGCTGGACGCACTGCCGCCGCAGTTCCGCGCCGCCGTCGTGCTCTGCGACGTGGAGGGTCTGAGTTACGAGGAGGTCGCCGAGACCCTCGACATCAAGCTCGGGACCGTCCGCTCACGCATCCACCGGGGCCGGGCCATGCTCCGTGACAGCCTGCGCCACCGCGAGCCGAGCACGACTCGCGCCCCGCGCACGGAGCCCCGCCGGCGTGGGGGGTCGGGCTTCCCGCTCGCGCGCCCGGTGACCGGGACCTTGTGA
- a CDS encoding S1C family serine protease, whose amino-acid sequence MSSPHQGDEPTPPDDSTAPLPSSPYLPYDSIGPDPSGGESHGSQSYDGQQGQYDQGQYDQGHYAQQGQYAQQGQYDQQGQYAQPGQYAQPGQYAQQGQYYGYAQQSHPTQGHPYPTGSGTPPVASGRRRGPGWFGAGALALAAALIAGTIGGIGGGLVTDLRDDSGGGPTIVQRDGNPGERPEGSVAAIAADAVPSVVTVRVNGSGGSGTGSGWVYDDQGHIVTNNHVVEAAGSSGKVRIELSDGSRRGAELVGRDSAYDLAVLKVDPKGLEPIAIGSSDEVVVGDEVVAVGSPLGLGSTVTAGIVSALERPVAAGESGDESYISAIQTDTAINPGNSGGPLLNGAGNVIGVNTAIAQIPGQMSASGSIGLGFAIPSDVVVRTVDQLIRTGQAKHPIIGVSLDRRWEGEGAKVIEEDDMPGDQPSVVPGGPADKAGIEPGDVIVEMDGRRISDLDQLVVRIRAQAVGDKVTLTVLRDGDEREITMTLEAAEEN is encoded by the coding sequence ATGAGCTCTCCGCACCAGGGTGACGAGCCGACCCCACCGGACGACAGCACGGCACCGCTGCCGTCGAGCCCGTACCTGCCCTACGACTCGATCGGGCCGGACCCGTCCGGCGGCGAGAGCCACGGCTCGCAGAGCTACGACGGCCAGCAGGGTCAGTACGACCAGGGTCAGTACGACCAGGGCCACTACGCCCAGCAGGGCCAGTACGCCCAGCAGGGCCAGTACGACCAGCAGGGCCAGTACGCCCAGCCGGGCCAGTACGCCCAGCCGGGCCAGTACGCCCAGCAGGGCCAGTACTACGGCTATGCCCAGCAGTCCCACCCGACGCAGGGACACCCGTACCCGACCGGATCGGGGACACCCCCTGTGGCGTCCGGGCGACGACGCGGTCCGGGATGGTTCGGTGCGGGTGCGTTGGCCCTGGCCGCCGCCCTGATCGCCGGCACGATCGGTGGGATCGGTGGTGGGCTGGTCACCGACCTGCGTGACGACAGTGGTGGTGGACCCACGATCGTCCAGCGTGACGGGAACCCGGGTGAGCGTCCCGAGGGCTCGGTCGCCGCGATCGCCGCCGACGCCGTCCCCAGCGTGGTGACCGTCCGCGTCAACGGATCCGGCGGGTCCGGGACCGGGTCGGGTTGGGTCTACGACGACCAGGGGCACATCGTCACCAACAACCACGTCGTCGAGGCGGCCGGCAGCTCCGGCAAGGTGCGGATCGAGCTCAGCGACGGTAGCCGTCGCGGCGCCGAGCTGGTCGGCCGGGACTCCGCCTACGACCTGGCGGTGCTCAAGGTCGACCCCAAGGGTCTGGAGCCGATCGCGATCGGTAGCTCGGACGAGGTCGTCGTCGGTGACGAGGTGGTCGCCGTCGGATCACCCCTCGGCCTCGGCTCCACCGTCACCGCAGGCATCGTCTCCGCGCTGGAGCGGCCCGTGGCCGCCGGCGAGAGCGGCGACGAGTCCTACATCTCCGCGATCCAGACCGATACGGCGATCAACCCCGGCAACTCCGGCGGACCACTGCTCAACGGCGCCGGCAACGTGATCGGGGTCAACACCGCCATCGCCCAGATCCCGGGCCAGATGTCGGCCTCCGGCTCGATCGGCCTCGGCTTCGCCATTCCGTCCGACGTCGTCGTGCGCACCGTCGACCAGCTCATCAGGACCGGCCAGGCGAAGCACCCGATCATCGGCGTCTCCCTCGATCGGCGCTGGGAGGGCGAGGGCGCCAAGGTCATCGAGGAGGATGACATGCCCGGCGACCAGCCCTCGGTCGTCCCGGGTGGGCCGGCCGACAAGGCAGGGATCGAGCCCGGTGACGTCATCGTCGAGATGGATGGCCGTCGGATCAGCGATCTCGACCAGCTGGTCGTGCGCATCCGCGCCCAGGCCGTGGGGGATAAGGTCACACTCACGGTCCTGCGCGACGGCGACGAGCGCGAGATCACGATGACGCTCGAAGCTGCGGAGGAGAACTAG
- a CDS encoding preprotein translocase subunit TatA, with the protein MPVNGWEFVLLIVLAFIILGPQRMPEYAAKLARFVVQLRRMANDAKVQLKDQMGPEYEDLDWRQYDPRQYDPRRIVKQALMEPLEDAFSLEDKPASTSAAATQDTADATDATDTLTTTPDGVPWDPEAT; encoded by the coding sequence ATGCCAGTCAACGGCTGGGAGTTCGTCCTCCTCATCGTCCTGGCCTTCATCATCCTCGGACCCCAGCGGATGCCCGAGTACGCGGCGAAGCTCGCGCGCTTCGTCGTGCAGCTGCGGCGCATGGCCAATGACGCCAAGGTCCAGCTGAAGGACCAGATGGGCCCGGAGTACGAGGACCTCGACTGGCGTCAGTACGACCCGCGGCAGTACGACCCGCGACGCATCGTCAAGCAGGCACTGATGGAGCCCCTCGAGGATGCCTTCAGCCTCGAGGACAAGCCCGCGTCGACGAGCGCCGCAGCCACGCAGGACACGGCCGACGCGACTGACGCGACGGACACACTGACGACGACGCCGGATGGGGTTCCCTGGGACCCCGAGGCGACCTGA
- a CDS encoding Mrp/NBP35 family ATP-binding protein, with translation MAPHPTITDEQLRDALSTVQDPEIRRPITELGMVESAAVDADGLATVTILLTISGCPLKDTLTNDTTAAMKTIEGVTDVKVTLGVMNDEQRAELKNHLRGGQAEKEIPFAKPGSLTRVYAIASGKGGVGKSSITANLAASLAAEGLKVGVVDADIYGFSIPRMLGVTHPPTQVDDMILPPIASEVKVISIGMFVPGNQPVVWRGPMLHRALQQFLGDVFWGDLDVLLLDLPPGTGDIAISVAQLIPNSELLVVTTPQQAAAEVAERAGSIAMQTHQRLVGVIENMSWLELPDGSRQELFGSGGGQSVADSLTRTVGADVPLLGQIPLDVSLREGSDHGSPVVTSNPDGPAAVALRGIARGIASRSRGLAGRSLGLTPTGS, from the coding sequence ATGGCCCCCCACCCCACGATCACCGACGAGCAGCTGCGTGACGCGCTGAGCACCGTCCAGGACCCCGAGATCCGCCGGCCCATCACCGAGCTGGGCATGGTCGAATCCGCGGCCGTCGACGCCGACGGGCTGGCCACGGTCACGATCCTGCTCACCATCTCGGGGTGCCCCCTCAAGGACACCCTGACCAACGACACCACCGCGGCGATGAAGACCATCGAGGGCGTCACCGACGTCAAGGTCACCCTCGGTGTGATGAACGACGAGCAGCGCGCGGAGCTGAAGAACCACCTGCGCGGTGGCCAGGCGGAGAAGGAGATCCCCTTCGCCAAGCCGGGCTCGCTCACGCGTGTCTACGCGATCGCCTCCGGCAAGGGCGGCGTCGGCAAGTCCTCCATCACCGCCAACCTCGCGGCGTCGCTCGCGGCCGAGGGGCTGAAGGTCGGGGTCGTCGACGCCGACATCTACGGCTTCTCCATCCCGCGCATGCTCGGCGTGACCCACCCGCCGACGCAGGTGGATGACATGATCCTGCCGCCGATCGCCTCCGAGGTGAAGGTCATCTCGATCGGCATGTTCGTCCCCGGCAACCAGCCGGTGGTCTGGCGCGGCCCGATGCTGCACCGCGCGCTGCAGCAGTTCCTCGGTGACGTCTTCTGGGGCGACCTCGACGTGCTGCTGCTCGACCTGCCCCCGGGCACCGGTGACATCGCGATCTCCGTCGCGCAGCTGATCCCCAACAGCGAGTTGCTCGTGGTGACCACACCGCAGCAGGCCGCCGCGGAGGTCGCCGAGCGGGCCGGCTCGATCGCCATGCAGACGCACCAGCGCCTGGTCGGTGTCATCGAGAACATGTCCTGGCTCGAGCTGCCCGACGGCAGCCGTCAGGAGCTCTTCGGCTCCGGTGGCGGCCAGTCGGTCGCCGACTCGCTCACCCGCACCGTCGGTGCCGACGTCCCGCTGCTCGGCCAGATCCCGCTGGACGTCTCGCTGCGCGAGGGCTCCGACCACGGCTCGCCCGTCGTCACGTCCAACCCGGACGGCCCTGCGGCCGTCGCCCTGCGCGGCATCGCCCGCGGGATCGCCTCACGCTCGCGTGGTCTGGCCGGCCGCAGCCTGGGGCTCACCCCGACGGGGAGCTGA
- a CDS encoding DUF1003 domain-containing protein — MSPDRRSASTSRVDTPQEVRRQLIRRPSGMSNEAFGVVSEKFARFMGTPRFLIWMSVFVVVWLAWNTFAPESAQFDPRALNYTLLTLILSLQASYAAPLILLAQNRQDDRDRVALEQDRVQAERALADTEYLTREVAALRIALRDTATRDFLRSELRDLLEEMETKGLEVRQREGAADEDETTDGPGPRW; from the coding sequence ATGAGTCCTGACCGCCGCTCCGCGTCCACCAGTCGCGTCGACACCCCCCAGGAGGTGCGACGTCAGCTGATTCGCCGCCCGTCCGGGATGTCGAACGAGGCCTTCGGTGTGGTGTCGGAGAAGTTCGCCCGTTTCATGGGCACGCCGCGCTTCCTGATCTGGATGTCGGTCTTCGTCGTCGTCTGGTTGGCGTGGAACACCTTCGCGCCCGAGTCGGCACAGTTCGACCCGCGGGCGCTGAACTACACCCTGCTCACGCTCATCCTGTCGCTGCAGGCCTCCTACGCCGCCCCGCTGATCCTGCTGGCGCAGAACCGACAGGACGACCGTGACCGTGTGGCCCTCGAGCAGGACCGGGTACAGGCAGAACGGGCCCTCGCCGACACCGAGTACCTCACTCGTGAGGTGGCCGCGCTGCGCATCGCCCTGCGCGACACCGCCACCCGAGACTTCCTGCGCAGCGAGCTGCGCGACCTCCTCGAGGAGATGGAGACCAAGGGTCTCGAGGTGCGCCAGCGCGAGGGTGCCGCGGACGAGGACGAGACGACGGATGGCCCCGGCCCCCGCTGGTGA
- a CDS encoding magnesium transporter MgtE N-terminal domain-containing protein has product MSAPSRFFVARLASLNVFDPLGDQVGRVRDVVITFSASRRPRAIGLVVEVPGRRRVFVPMTRVTSVEGGQVITTGLVNMRRFEKRATESLVLADLLERPVTVRTDDGQVEATVEDVGIEQAPNRTWSVTKVFVRGGRKSRRGLLVRRRGETFTVPVEDVTGLSAKASAAEHSAVKLLESIADLKVADVAEVISDLAPDRQDAVVAALGNDRLADILQELGEDDQVAIMGTLTQARAADVLEAMDPDDAADLLSALPPERAETLLQLMKPDDAEPLRRLLSYDENTAGGLMTTDPVILAPEDTVAEALAVVRREEITAALAATVYVCRPPLETPTGKYLGMIHIQRLLREPPHESIGRYLDKAIDPLRPEEPLGRVTRTLATYNLVSAPVVDEQEQLLGAVTVDDVLDHILPDDWREERHEVSDES; this is encoded by the coding sequence GTGAGCGCTCCCTCCCGGTTCTTCGTCGCCCGTCTGGCGAGCCTCAACGTCTTCGACCCCCTGGGTGACCAGGTGGGGCGGGTGCGCGACGTCGTCATCACCTTCTCCGCCTCGCGCCGCCCGCGGGCCATCGGCCTGGTCGTCGAGGTGCCCGGCCGACGGCGGGTCTTCGTGCCGATGACGCGAGTGACCTCCGTCGAGGGTGGTCAGGTCATCACGACGGGTCTGGTCAACATGCGTCGCTTCGAGAAGCGCGCGACGGAGTCCCTCGTGCTCGCCGATCTCCTCGAGCGACCGGTGACCGTGCGCACCGACGACGGGCAGGTCGAGGCGACCGTCGAGGACGTGGGCATCGAGCAGGCCCCGAACCGTACGTGGTCGGTGACCAAGGTCTTCGTCCGCGGGGGCCGCAAGTCCCGGCGCGGTCTGCTGGTGCGGCGCCGTGGGGAGACCTTCACCGTCCCCGTCGAGGACGTGACCGGCCTGTCCGCCAAGGCGAGTGCCGCCGAGCACTCGGCCGTCAAGCTCCTCGAGTCGATCGCCGACCTCAAGGTCGCCGACGTCGCCGAGGTCATCTCCGACCTGGCGCCGGATCGTCAGGACGCCGTCGTCGCCGCCCTCGGCAACGACCGGCTGGCCGACATCCTCCAGGAGCTCGGCGAGGACGACCAGGTCGCGATCATGGGCACCCTCACCCAGGCCCGGGCCGCGGACGTCCTCGAGGCCATGGACCCCGACGACGCCGCCGACCTGCTCTCGGCCCTGCCACCCGAGCGGGCCGAGACGCTGCTGCAGCTGATGAAGCCCGACGACGCCGAGCCGCTGCGTCGGCTGCTCAGCTACGACGAGAACACCGCCGGTGGTCTGATGACGACCGACCCGGTGATCCTCGCCCCCGAGGACACCGTCGCCGAGGCACTCGCCGTCGTGCGCCGGGAGGAGATCACCGCGGCGCTGGCCGCGACCGTCTACGTCTGCCGCCCGCCCCTGGAGACCCCGACGGGAAAGTACCTGGGGATGATCCACATCCAGCGCCTGCTTCGCGAGCCCCCGCACGAGAGCATCGGGCGCTACCTCGACAAGGCGATCGACCCCCTTCGCCCGGAGGAGCCCCTTGGTCGGGTGACCCGCACCCTGGCGACCTACAACCTGGTCTCCGCCCCCGTCGTGGACGAGCAGGAGCAGCTGCTCGGAGCCGTGACCGTCGACGACGTGCTCGACCACATCCTCCCCGACGACTGGCGCGAGGAGCGACACGAGGTGAGCGATGAGTCCTGA
- a CDS encoding HpcH/HpaI aldolase/citrate lyase family protein, whose protein sequence is MRSAKDFFAPLAVGAPTPVTEVPARPSRMIHFFDPSNPKMAAKVPDMVGVSDVLLGNLEDAVVADKKEAAREGLVQIAKDVDFGEHTQLWTRINSLDSPWVLDDLTRLVTEVGDQLDVIMVPKVQGPEDIHYIDRILAQLEAKGGVQRPILVHAILETARGMANVEEIAGASPRMQGISLGPADLAADRRMKTTRVGGGHPGYLVRQDPAKGLDGAPDYTGERSVFQQDLWHYTIARMVDACAMHGIFPFYGPFGDIKDTVACEDQFRNAFLLGCVGAWSLHPVQIEIAKKVFSPTAEDVAHARRVKEAMPDGRGAVMIDGKMEDDASFKQCMVVLELAERLSANDPELATMYEEA, encoded by the coding sequence ATGCGCAGTGCCAAGGACTTCTTCGCCCCCCTCGCGGTGGGCGCCCCCACGCCCGTGACCGAGGTGCCGGCCCGACCCAGCCGGATGATCCACTTCTTCGACCCGAGCAACCCGAAGATGGCCGCGAAGGTGCCGGACATGGTCGGTGTCTCCGACGTGCTCCTGGGCAACCTCGAGGACGCCGTCGTGGCCGACAAGAAGGAGGCCGCCCGCGAGGGTCTGGTCCAGATCGCCAAGGACGTCGACTTCGGCGAGCACACCCAGCTGTGGACCCGGATCAACTCCCTCGACAGCCCGTGGGTCCTCGACGACCTCACCCGCCTGGTCACCGAGGTCGGCGACCAGCTCGACGTCATCATGGTCCCCAAGGTCCAGGGCCCCGAGGACATCCACTACATCGACCGCATCCTCGCCCAGCTCGAGGCGAAGGGGGGCGTGCAGCGCCCGATCCTCGTCCACGCGATCCTCGAGACCGCGCGCGGGATGGCCAACGTCGAGGAGATCGCCGGCGCCTCACCGCGCATGCAGGGCATCTCGCTCGGCCCGGCCGACCTCGCCGCGGACCGCCGGATGAAGACCACCCGCGTCGGTGGTGGCCACCCCGGCTACCTGGTGCGCCAGGACCCTGCCAAGGGTCTCGACGGCGCCCCCGACTACACGGGGGAGCGCTCGGTGTTCCAGCAGGACCTGTGGCACTACACCATCGCCCGCATGGTCGACGCGTGCGCGATGCACGGCATCTTCCCGTTCTACGGGCCCTTCGGTGACATCAAGGACACCGTCGCCTGCGAGGACCAGTTCCGCAACGCCTTCCTCCTGGGCTGCGTCGGCGCCTGGAGCCTGCACCCGGTGCAGATCGAGATCGCCAAGAAGGTCTTCAGCCCCACCGCGGAGGACGTCGCGCACGCCCGTCGCGTCAAGGAGGCCATGCCCGACGGCCGCGGCGCCGTGATGATCGACGGCAAGATGGAGGACGACGCCTCCTTCAAGCAGTGCATGGTCGTCCTCGAGCTCGCGGAGCGCCTGTCGGCGAACGACCCCGAGCTGGCGACAATGTACGAGGAGGCCTGA
- a CDS encoding HpcH/HpaI aldolase/citrate lyase family protein yields MSEYTPRRSVLYMPGSNARALEKAKTLPVDALILDLEDAVGPDDKPAAREAACAAVASGEYGDRELTIRVNGIGTQWHDADIAAASAAGPAGIVVPKVNTADEVRGLVAAMESAGAPEHTKLWAMIETPAAIFTIREIAQASDRLAVFVMGTNDLVKELQADHVPGRGPLMTSLSWALLAAREAGIAVLDGVYNAVKDIEGFTAECEQGRDMGFDGKTLIHPGQVEVCNSTFAPSEDAVAEAKGILAAWEEGAGTGVVTHNGKMIENLHVEIARRVLSTHEAILARS; encoded by the coding sequence ATGAGCGAGTACACCCCCCGCCGCTCGGTGCTGTACATGCCCGGCTCCAACGCCCGTGCGCTGGAGAAGGCCAAGACCCTGCCCGTCGATGCGCTCATCCTCGACCTCGAGGACGCGGTCGGCCCGGACGACAAGCCTGCCGCCCGCGAGGCCGCCTGTGCCGCCGTGGCCTCCGGCGAGTACGGCGACCGCGAGCTGACCATCCGCGTCAACGGCATCGGCACCCAGTGGCACGATGCGGACATCGCGGCCGCGTCCGCGGCCGGCCCCGCCGGCATCGTCGTGCCCAAGGTGAACACCGCCGACGAGGTGCGCGGGCTCGTCGCCGCCATGGAGTCCGCGGGCGCCCCGGAGCACACGAAGCTGTGGGCGATGATCGAGACGCCCGCCGCGATCTTCACCATCCGCGAGATCGCGCAGGCCTCCGACCGGCTCGCCGTCTTCGTCATGGGCACCAACGACCTTGTCAAGGAGCTGCAGGCCGACCACGTGCCCGGTCGCGGACCACTGATGACCTCGCTGTCGTGGGCGCTGCTCGCCGCACGCGAGGCGGGCATCGCCGTGCTCGACGGTGTCTACAACGCGGTCAAGGACATCGAGGGCTTCACGGCCGAGTGCGAGCAGGGCCGTGACATGGGTTTCGACGGCAAGACGCTGATCCACCCCGGGCAGGTGGAGGTGTGCAACTCGACCTTCGCGCCGAGCGAGGACGCGGTCGCGGAGGCCAAGGGCATCCTGGCCGCCTGGGAGGAGGGCGCCGGCACCGGTGTCGTCACCCACAACGGCAAGATGATCGAGAACCTCCACGTGGAGATCGCCCGCCGGGTGCTGTCCACCCACGAGGCGATCCTCGCCCGGTCCTGA
- a CDS encoding BCCT family transporter has product MREYLKQHTNPPVFIGAAVVVLAFLAWGVIAPSNVSSVAGAVNDEITSNFEWLYIFSASVFVIFVLYLMLSRYGSIRLGPNDSTPEYGNLSWFAMLFTAGMGIGLVFYAVSEPVTHFLTPPTGEGGTPEAARNAMMYTFYHWGLHPWAIYIVLGSALGYFSFRRGLPLRPAAALYPLIGDRIYRWPGALVDVLAVFGTLFGLATSLGIGGQQVGAGLNTLFGVPNTTFVQVIIILAITAVAVTSVMLGIDKGIRNLSLANLWLALALMLFVFVFGPTRDLINVLATNVGSYVQELPMLSFETFPNGGEQAQSWQASWTLFYWGWWISWSPFVGMFLARISYGRTLRSFIAGALFAPVGASMVWLTIFGNSALDALLSNSDNPLADAAPEKSIYVLLEQLPVAGFVATIASVVAILVVVLFFATSSDSGSLVVDILTNGGDPNPKWQQRLFWAVLEGLVAAVLLIVGAVSGTSALSALQTASIVAGLPFCIVLILMAIGLSMSVRSEDFQRLRVAEPPPYAGLRAAAQRKAGPNAAVDGSTTEQHVEAEERRDNSTPADT; this is encoded by the coding sequence ATGCGTGAGTACCTGAAGCAGCACACCAATCCCCCGGTCTTCATCGGCGCGGCCGTCGTCGTGCTCGCGTTCCTGGCGTGGGGCGTGATCGCACCGTCGAACGTGTCGTCGGTGGCGGGGGCGGTCAACGACGAGATCACCTCGAACTTCGAGTGGCTCTACATCTTCAGCGCCTCGGTGTTCGTGATCTTCGTCCTCTACCTGATGCTCAGCCGCTACGGCAGCATCCGGCTCGGCCCGAACGACTCCACGCCCGAGTACGGCAACCTGTCGTGGTTCGCGATGCTGTTCACCGCGGGAATGGGTATCGGCCTGGTCTTCTATGCCGTCAGCGAGCCGGTCACGCACTTCCTGACCCCGCCGACCGGTGAGGGCGGCACGCCCGAGGCCGCGCGCAACGCGATGATGTACACCTTCTACCACTGGGGCCTGCACCCCTGGGCGATCTACATCGTCCTGGGCTCGGCCCTGGGGTACTTCTCCTTTCGCCGTGGCCTGCCGTTGCGCCCGGCCGCGGCGCTGTACCCGCTCATCGGCGACCGGATCTACCGGTGGCCCGGTGCGCTGGTGGACGTCCTCGCCGTCTTCGGCACGCTGTTCGGGCTGGCGACGTCACTGGGCATCGGTGGCCAGCAGGTCGGCGCGGGCCTGAACACGCTCTTCGGGGTGCCCAACACCACCTTCGTGCAGGTCATCATCATCCTGGCCATCACCGCGGTGGCGGTCACTTCGGTGATGCTCGGGATCGACAAGGGCATCCGCAACCTCTCGCTGGCCAACCTGTGGCTGGCGCTGGCGCTGATGTTGTTCGTGTTCGTCTTCGGCCCGACCCGCGACCTGATCAACGTCCTGGCCACCAACGTCGGCTCCTACGTCCAGGAGCTGCCGATGCTGAGTTTCGAGACCTTCCCCAACGGGGGCGAGCAGGCGCAGTCCTGGCAGGCCAGCTGGACGCTGTTCTACTGGGGCTGGTGGATCTCCTGGTCCCCCTTCGTCGGGATGTTCCTGGCCCGGATCTCCTACGGCCGAACGTTGCGCTCGTTCATCGCCGGCGCCCTCTTCGCGCCGGTCGGCGCCTCGATGGTGTGGCTGACGATCTTCGGCAACTCCGCGCTCGACGCGCTGCTGTCCAACTCGGACAACCCGCTGGCCGACGCCGCGCCGGAGAAGAGCATCTACGTGCTCCTGGAGCAACTGCCGGTCGCCGGCTTCGTCGCGACCATCGCCTCGGTCGTCGCGATCCTGGTGGTGGTGCTCTTCTTCGCCACCTCCTCGGACTCCGGCTCGCTGGTGGTCGACATCCTGACCAATGGCGGCGACCCGAACCCGAAGTGGCAGCAGCGCTTGTTCTGGGCCGTCCTGGAGGGCCTGGTCGCGGCGGTCCTGCTCATCGTCGGCGCCGTCTCCGGCACGAGTGCGCTGTCGGCGCTGCAGACCGCGTCGATCGTGGCCGGGCTGCCGTTCTGCATCGTGCTCATCCTCATGGCCATCGGCCTGTCCATGTCCGTGCGCAGTGAGGACTTCCAGCGGCTGAGGGTGGCGGAGCCGCCACCGTACGCCGGGCTGCGCGCGGCCGCGCAACGCAAGGCCGGCCCCAATGCCGCCGTCGACGGCTCCACCACCGAGCAGCACGTCGAGGCGGAGGAGCGACGGGACAACTCAACCCCAGCTGACACCTGA